The Candidatus Margulisiibacteriota bacterium genomic sequence GGGCGGAAGCCATCTTTCTGGGTTTAGGGCCGCACTAACCCGCTCACTTAATTCGTTTGCAAAAAAATATAAGATATTCAAAGGTGATGAAAGCCTTTCTGGAAATGATGTGCGGGAAGGTCTTACCGCAATCGTAAGTGTTAAGCTGGCTAATCCCCAATTTGAAGGCCAGACCAAATCAAAACTTGGCAACAGCGACGTGAGGGGTATTGTTGATTCTATTGTTGATGAAGGATTGTCTAATTACTTTGATAGAGATCCTAATGGCGCAAAAGCTATTATCAATAAGGGGCTCGCAGCACTCAGAGTAAGAGAAGCCGTAAGAAAAGCCCAGGACCTTGCACGAAGAAAGACTGCCCTGGAAAGTACCACTCTCCCGGGTAAGTTAGCGGATTGCTCAGAAAGAGACCCTTCAAAATGTGAAATATATCTGGTTGAGGGAGATTCAGCCGGTGGTTCGGCAAAACAGGGCAGGGACAGGAACTTTCAGGCAATCCTGCCGCTTAAAGGAAAGATACTTAACGTTGAGAAAGCACGTATCGACAAAATCTTGGCGAATGAAGAAATTAAATCAATGATTACTGCTATTGGACCGGAGATAATCGCTAAGCTCGGAAATGTAAATGAAGAAACTGCTGAAGGTGGAGAAGAGAACGACGAAAAAGCCTTAGCGTTTCTTCTCAGTAAACTTAGATACCACAAAATTATTATCATGACCGATGCAGATGTTGATGGTGCGCATATCCGAACATTACTCCTTACGTTTTTCTATCGTTACGCTAAATCTATGATAGAAGCCGGGACCCTTTACATAGCACAACCGCCGCTGTATTTAATTAAAAAAGGCAGTTCAAAGATCTATGCCTATAACGAAGAAGAAAAGAAAAAAGTCATCAGCGAACTCAGCTTAGATAATGTATCGGTTTCCTCCCGGGAAGAAACTTATGTGTATAAGAAAAAAGAGATTCTTGACTTTTTAGAAAGAATAAATGAATACAATAAATTTTTGCAGCTCCTGGAAGAGCATAGTTATAATCTAAAGGAGTTTGAATCTGCAATTGATGTTGTTAATATGGATAAATTTCTCGATATTAAAATGAGAATAAAAGCAGAGACAATAGGTCAAATTTCGATTACCCCTTCTTTATTTGATACAACCCCCACTGAACAACCTACCAAAAACCAGGTTGATTTAGAGAAATTGTTTAAAGAACCTGAAGAGCGATTATTTGGCCAATTAATCCTGGATGAAAGAATGGATATTCAAGAAATTAAACACATAATTACCATGTACAAGGAAATTAATGAAAAGAACAATGCTCCATATACGATTATGACCGGTGAAGAGAAACAATTGATAGAAACGCTTAAAGATCTTATGGATTTTATAGATAAAAAAGTCAACAAAGGAATCGGACTCCAGAGATATAAAGGTTTAGGAGAAATGAATCCTGAACAGCTGTGGGATACTACCATGAATCCGGATGTAAGAACGTTACTTAAAGTTAATCTGGAAGATGCTGAAAAAGCCGATGAAATTTTTACGATCCTTATGGGGAGCGAAGTAGAACCAAGAAAAGATTTTATACAAAAATATGCCAGAAACGTACGATGGCTTGATATTTAGGAAGGAGAATAATCTTGATTAATCAAGACGGTTTATTTGAAAAGATTAGAATGATCAATATTGAAGATGAAATGAAGTCTTCTTATATAGATTATGCCATGAGTGTTATTGTAGGTCGAGCGTTGCCCGATGTGCGGGACGGACTGAAACCGGTTCACCGAAGAATTCTGTTTGGTATGAACGAGCAGGGGATGACTTCCGGAAAGCCGTACAAAAAATCTGCGAGAGTTGTCGGTGACGTTTTAGGTAAGTACCATCCGCATGGTGACTCCGCCGTGTATGATTCCTTAGTCCGTATGGCGCAACCGTTTTCCTTGCGTTATCCGCTTATCGATGGTCAAGGAAACTTTGGTTCGGTAGATGGAGATAATGCCGCGGCTATGCGTTATACGGAAGCTCGTATGGCCAAGATAGCCATGGAAATGATGTCTGATATCGATAAAAATACCGTTGACATGGTGCCTAACTTTGATGAATCTCTGGAAGAGCCGGCTGTTCTTCCTGCGAAACTACCTAATCTTCTGATTAATGGTACGTCAGGTATAGCGGTAGGTATGGCAACAAACATTCCGCCTCATAATCTTTGTGAGGTTGTTGATTGTATAGTGCATTTAGTTGATAATCCTGCTTCGTCAATTGACGAGCTAACTCAATTTATCAAAGGACCTGATTTTCCAACTGGAGGAGAAATCTGCGGAACTCGTGGAATATACGATGCTTATATGACCGGCAGAGGACTCATTAGAGTCAAAGCCAAAGTGCATGTGGAAGAGACGAGAGGGAAAAAAGGCAGAGAATCAATTATCGTTGACGAGATTCCATATCAGGTTAATAAGGCACAATTAATAATTAAGATAGCAGATCTTGTAAAGGATAAAAAGATCGAAGATATTTCGGATCTTCGCGATGAGTCCGATAGAAAAGGTATGCGTATTTGTATCGAGCTCAAGAAGGATGCGAATGTCCAGGTTGTATTGAATTTGCTGTATAAGCATACGCCGATGTTTACAACCTTCGGAGCAAATATGGTTGCGCTGGTCAAAGGAGTTCCTAAGCAGCTCAACGTTAAGCAGATGCTTGAGCATTTCATTGATCACCGGGAAGAAGTAATCACGAGAAGAACACAATTTGAACTCGACAAAGCTCGTTCTAGGGCACACATCCTTGAAGGATTACGTATAGCCCTTGATAATCTCGATGCGGTTATAATTCTTATCAGAGGATCTGAAACGGTTGATGTTGCTCGGGAAGGATTAATGGCCAAGTTCTCATTATCAGAATTACAGGCCAATGCAATCCTTGATATGAGATTGCAGAAATTAACCGGACTCGAACAAGATAAAATTGAAGAAGAATATAATGCTTTGCTAATTGTTATCATAGATCTCGAAGATATTTTA encodes the following:
- the gyrB gene encoding DNA topoisomerase (ATP-hydrolyzing) subunit B, with the translated sequence MSELHYDASQIKILEGLEAVRLRPAMYIGSTDKTGLHHLVWEAVDNSIDEALAGYCTEVEVIIGEDNIISVIDNGRGIPIDIQKDKNRPAAEVVLTVLHAGGKFEGEGYKVSGGLHGVGISCVNALSEKFEVEVFRDGKRYTQTFEKGIPKEPDVVTFKYAGTGTRVTFKPDRTIFDTYVYDFEILKYRLRELAYLNKGIKIILRDKRGEAIEEEVYNYEGGVISYVEHLDEGKAPILSKPVYINKEKDGVEVEIALQYNKDYYDELILSFANNIKTKEGGSHLSGFRAALTRSLNSFAKKYKIFKGDESLSGNDVREGLTAIVSVKLANPQFEGQTKSKLGNSDVRGIVDSIVDEGLSNYFDRDPNGAKAIINKGLAALRVREAVRKAQDLARRKTALESTTLPGKLADCSERDPSKCEIYLVEGDSAGGSAKQGRDRNFQAILPLKGKILNVEKARIDKILANEEIKSMITAIGPEIIAKLGNVNEETAEGGEENDEKALAFLLSKLRYHKIIIMTDADVDGAHIRTLLLTFFYRYAKSMIEAGTLYIAQPPLYLIKKGSSKIYAYNEEEKKKVISELSLDNVSVSSREETYVYKKKEILDFLERINEYNKFLQLLEEHSYNLKEFESAIDVVNMDKFLDIKMRIKAETIGQISITPSLFDTTPTEQPTKNQVDLEKLFKEPEERLFGQLILDERMDIQEIKHIITMYKEINEKNNAPYTIMTGEEKQLIETLKDLMDFIDKKVNKGIGLQRYKGLGEMNPEQLWDTTMNPDVRTLLKVNLEDAEKADEIFTILMGSEVEPRKDFIQKYARNVRWLDI
- a CDS encoding DNA gyrase subunit A, with translation MINIEDEMKSSYIDYAMSVIVGRALPDVRDGLKPVHRRILFGMNEQGMTSGKPYKKSARVVGDVLGKYHPHGDSAVYDSLVRMAQPFSLRYPLIDGQGNFGSVDGDNAAAMRYTEARMAKIAMEMMSDIDKNTVDMVPNFDESLEEPAVLPAKLPNLLINGTSGIAVGMATNIPPHNLCEVVDCIVHLVDNPASSIDELTQFIKGPDFPTGGEICGTRGIYDAYMTGRGLIRVKAKVHVEETRGKKGRESIIVDEIPYQVNKAQLIIKIADLVKDKKIEDISDLRDESDRKGMRICIELKKDANVQVVLNLLYKHTPMFTTFGANMVALVKGVPKQLNVKQMLEHFIDHREEVITRRTQFELDKARSRAHILEGLRIALDNLDAVIILIRGSETVDVAREGLMAKFSLSELQANAILDMRLQKLTGLEQDKIEEEYNALLIVIIDLEDILARKLRKMEIIKAELLEIKAKYGDERRTSFSDEMIDMDEEDLIAQEKVAIFLTKQGFVKRVSLDTFRSQLRGGRGIAGMSTREDDLIENVFVISTHDYLMCFSSKGKVYWLKAYKIPEAGRLAKGLHISHLISLDEGEKVTAAVDVTSFETEDYFIMATVKGVIKKTKINEFKNIRSNGVIAINLDEGDDLQWVKHTNGSMEVMMATRNGMIIRFSETDVRELGRATRGVRGILLKPTDKVVTMDVLKEDHDILIVGESGIGKRTRLSEYRLQRRGGSGLRAITLRKKPADYVAKVQVVENEDEIIIVTQNGTVSRQSVSKISKQRRAARGVRIQKLDEGDKVVDFTRVIEDNVDTKEDSELDSKPEMETMLSETIPQFSDN